From Pseudobdellovibrio exovorus JSS, a single genomic window includes:
- a CDS encoding NAD(P)-binding protein, translated as MNIKSSRRKFLEKSLWGAAGISAYSLLSACASFDDYLFDDRAEFGDEVAIIGGGIAGLYMGYKLRESKTGFRLFEGGTAFGGRIKSNNGADYGASLISSSDQRVLRLIKDLGLETKSLNKDYSYLAEGMQSVTDGLVDRIIGLIPYRSLRLRWRLIEIEKVSAGFQLIFEHPTGQKRFVCKRVVLAIPPTQWMGIKGLLKLPEMQWANNWLETLRVENTIKLVLPSQFAASPNKVLQTAKHESVNMRQIIKKTVEGSVAEIDIDYINNSITSIEYIYGVLKRHLQVNYAFERLRSDQMYDWHQAKLIKGSYFRNFLAVPESENPYFQVVGDFTAVKSMYRMQGALESVHVALEELV; from the coding sequence ATGAATATAAAGAGTAGTCGTCGAAAATTTTTGGAAAAATCACTGTGGGGTGCTGCGGGTATTTCTGCCTACTCTTTGCTTTCAGCCTGTGCATCTTTCGATGACTACCTGTTTGATGATCGTGCGGAGTTTGGCGACGAAGTGGCCATCATCGGTGGAGGTATTGCCGGTTTATACATGGGATACAAGCTACGTGAGTCGAAAACAGGTTTTAGGTTGTTTGAAGGCGGTACGGCGTTTGGTGGAAGAATTAAGTCCAATAATGGTGCCGACTACGGAGCCTCTTTGATCTCAAGTTCTGATCAACGCGTTTTACGTTTGATAAAAGATTTAGGTTTAGAGACAAAATCGTTAAACAAAGATTACAGTTATTTAGCTGAAGGAATGCAATCAGTAACAGATGGTCTTGTGGACCGTATAATTGGTTTGATTCCCTATAGAAGTCTGCGTCTGCGCTGGAGATTAATTGAAATCGAAAAAGTATCGGCAGGCTTTCAATTGATTTTTGAACATCCAACTGGACAAAAGCGTTTTGTGTGTAAACGGGTCGTATTGGCTATTCCTCCTACTCAGTGGATGGGAATTAAAGGTCTGTTGAAGTTGCCCGAGATGCAGTGGGCAAATAACTGGTTAGAAACTTTGCGAGTTGAAAACACGATTAAGCTTGTCTTGCCATCTCAATTTGCAGCCAGTCCCAATAAAGTGTTGCAGACGGCTAAGCATGAGTCGGTCAATATGCGTCAGATTATTAAGAAGACAGTCGAGGGAAGTGTCGCCGAAATTGATATAGATTATATCAATAATTCTATCACTTCTATCGAGTATATCTATGGGGTGCTTAAACGACACTTACAGGTGAATTACGCCTTTGAGAGGCTGCGCTCGGACCAGATGTACGATTGGCATCAGGCTAAATTAATTAAGGGTTCCTATTTCCGCAATTTCTTGGCTGTACCCGAGTCTGAAAACCCTTATTTTCAGGTTGTAGGGGATTTTACCGCGGTCAAGTCTATGTATCGCATGCAAGGAGCTCTTGAGTCTGTTCATGTGGCCCTTGAAGAGCTTGTCTAA
- a CDS encoding ATP-binding cassette domain-containing protein — MTFGEKKILKIVFFDRLHIRFLILFLSLAASIIGLAVPYYQKIFSTDLDNRSLIICIGLALFYLILNQMTLFIGQSESIQAQKKISETLYKHNLRLKPLTLQKKTVGEVVSLYSTDVPSLTVWLEQSLPYGLTTLFPLILTPAFLYHFYHLPISFSLGLVLSLLLLNGLMAFRQSIFFFRFKMLAADRMGLVNEWIQNIRGLKVLNWVEGFENKIIKKRREETVNRIHMLTNGQVMNSISSSVVFWLNLAMLGYFIWSYEGNLSKADIIALLWVTTVFLSRPLRQLPWFFTFLFDAWTSFKRIAQFLNLTNVHEQVAAHEKTIPEAILEVKNLSLSIDGNELLHNIDLTIKPKELIALIGPVGSGKSLLIRSLINETPFQADRFFKEKTSYLPQEHFIMSASLRDNMNFFYQSPIEHDDKIMHHLGQAQFSFELDRVQQGLETVIGERGLNLSGGQKQRVSLARQLMEPESLLVLDDPLSAVDISTERKLIQEFREICNKGSSILLTTQRFSALPECDRILFMNNGRIEYDGPAREFLSNPRYDSFLRGLI, encoded by the coding sequence ATGACGTTTGGTGAAAAAAAGATCCTTAAAATTGTTTTCTTTGACAGACTTCATATACGTTTTCTGATTCTATTCCTGTCTTTGGCAGCCAGTATTATTGGATTAGCTGTTCCCTACTATCAAAAAATCTTTTCAACAGATCTAGACAATCGCTCTTTAATTATCTGCATAGGTCTTGCGCTATTCTATTTAATTTTAAATCAGATGACTTTATTCATCGGTCAAAGCGAGTCCATACAGGCGCAGAAAAAAATCTCAGAGACTCTTTATAAACACAACCTCAGGCTAAAACCACTCACTTTACAAAAAAAGACTGTAGGCGAAGTGGTCTCTCTTTATTCAACAGACGTTCCCAGCTTAACAGTGTGGCTAGAACAGTCCCTACCTTATGGCCTGACAACACTATTTCCGTTGATACTCACTCCGGCATTTCTGTATCACTTCTATCACTTGCCTATCTCTTTTAGCCTTGGGTTAGTTTTATCGCTTTTACTACTAAATGGCCTTATGGCCTTCAGACAGTCGATTTTTTTCTTTAGATTCAAAATGTTAGCCGCTGATCGTATGGGCCTAGTCAATGAATGGATTCAAAATATTCGTGGACTCAAGGTCCTCAACTGGGTTGAGGGATTCGAAAATAAAATCATCAAAAAAAGACGTGAGGAAACTGTCAACCGCATCCACATGCTAACCAATGGACAAGTCATGAACTCCATTTCATCCAGTGTCGTTTTCTGGCTGAATTTAGCGATGCTGGGTTATTTTATCTGGTCCTACGAAGGAAATCTAAGCAAGGCCGATATTATCGCCCTTTTGTGGGTGACAACTGTATTCTTGTCTCGCCCGCTACGCCAACTTCCCTGGTTCTTTACATTTTTATTTGATGCATGGACATCCTTTAAACGTATTGCTCAATTTTTAAATTTAACAAATGTACATGAACAAGTGGCGGCCCATGAAAAAACAATTCCAGAGGCCATCTTAGAGGTTAAAAATCTGAGTCTCAGCATCGATGGCAATGAGTTGCTTCACAACATTGATCTGACTATAAAGCCCAAAGAGCTGATTGCACTCATTGGCCCTGTTGGCTCGGGCAAAAGTCTATTGATTCGATCTCTTATTAATGAAACTCCCTTCCAAGCGGACAGATTCTTTAAAGAAAAAACCAGCTATTTGCCACAAGAACACTTCATTATGAGCGCCTCTTTGCGTGACAATATGAACTTTTTCTATCAATCACCAATTGAGCACGACGATAAGATCATGCATCATCTTGGCCAAGCCCAGTTCAGCTTTGAATTAGATCGTGTTCAGCAAGGCCTTGAAACTGTTATCGGCGAAAGAGGTCTTAATCTTTCAGGTGGACAAAAACAACGCGTGAGTCTTGCTCGTCAGTTAATGGAGCCAGAAAGTCTTTTAGTTTTGGATGATCCTTTAAGCGCTGTGGATATTTCAACCGAAAGAAAACTCATCCAAGAATTCCGTGAAATTTGTAACAAAGGAAGTTCGATACTGCTGACGACTCAAAGATTCAGTGCTCTACCGGAATGCGATCGTATTCTTTTTATGAATAATGGCCGTATCGAGTATGATGGACCAGCTCGCGAGTTCTTAAGCAATCCCCGTTACGACTCGTTCTTACGGGGGCTTATATGA
- a CDS encoding carboxymuconolactone decarboxylase family protein translates to MSIAEKVDAFIESSFGARESAVFRDLSLNLKKLLEDSSLDPQERFMNTAAIARSLHWKELEAFAGAELKELGVEEAQIAECYEAAAIMGMLNTYYKFKGFLSSEVLADAAYQRAGLRMNSLGKPVNGKEKFEMMAFSVSVVNGCPTCVSSHEKALTDIGVSRDKIHDLARLSSVLKGLSCLN, encoded by the coding sequence ATGTCTATTGCTGAAAAAGTTGATGCATTTATTGAGTCATCATTCGGAGCACGTGAAAGTGCTGTTTTCCGTGATCTTTCGTTAAATCTAAAAAAATTACTTGAGGACTCATCTTTAGATCCACAAGAGCGCTTTATGAATACAGCGGCTATTGCACGCTCTCTACACTGGAAAGAGCTTGAGGCTTTTGCTGGCGCTGAATTAAAAGAATTAGGTGTAGAAGAAGCGCAGATCGCTGAATGCTATGAAGCTGCGGCTATCATGGGTATGTTGAACACTTATTACAAATTTAAAGGATTCTTGTCGTCTGAGGTTCTAGCAGATGCTGCTTACCAAAGAGCCGGTCTTAGAATGAACTCTTTAGGAAAACCAGTAAACGGCAAAGAAAAATTTGAAATGATGGCTTTTTCTGTCTCTGTTGTGAATGGCTGCCCTACCTGTGTTTCTTCGCACGAAAAAGCATTGACTGACATAGGGGTCTCTAGAGATAAAATCCATGACTTGGCACGCCTTTCTTCAGTTCTGAAAGGATTAAGCTGCCTGAACTAA
- a CDS encoding bifunctional 2-methylcitrate synthase/citrate synthase, whose amino-acid sequence MAEYINPDYVAEPEKMNVKKGLEGVVMDTSSVSKVNAETNSLVYRGYPVQDLAENCSFEEVAYLLYTGELPNKTQLETFTQKERSLRDISKENLNVIKALPKKCHPMDSIRTGVSFLGCEDERIWDASPDTNLDKAIRLLAKIPTMIAADFRFKKGLDFIAPNPALSMAENFFHMCFGKVPDAKVVKAFDVSLILYAEHSFNASTFTARVVTSTQSDIYSATTAGIGALKGPLHGGANEMVMHMMLEIADPAKAEQWMIDALAQKKKVMGFGHRVYKSGDSRVPTMKKYAQVMADVTGEQKWMQMYSSLEKVMVEKKKIYPNLDFPAGPAYYMMGFEIDFFTPIFVMARTTGWSAHIMEQAANNRIIRPLSEYIGSAQRKVTPLNERG is encoded by the coding sequence ATGGCTGAATACATCAACCCAGATTATGTCGCAGAACCGGAAAAAATGAATGTGAAGAAAGGTCTTGAAGGTGTTGTTATGGACACTTCGAGCGTTTCTAAAGTTAATGCGGAAACTAACTCTTTAGTTTATCGCGGTTACCCTGTTCAAGATCTTGCTGAAAACTGCTCTTTTGAAGAAGTAGCTTACTTGTTATACACAGGTGAATTACCGAACAAAACACAATTAGAAACGTTCACGCAAAAAGAACGTTCTTTACGTGATATTTCAAAAGAAAACCTAAATGTTATTAAAGCTCTTCCTAAAAAGTGCCACCCCATGGACTCTATCCGTACTGGCGTGAGCTTTTTGGGCTGTGAAGACGAGCGTATCTGGGATGCGTCTCCTGACACTAACTTGGATAAAGCTATTCGTCTTTTAGCTAAAATCCCAACAATGATCGCTGCCGATTTCCGCTTTAAAAAAGGTTTGGACTTTATCGCACCAAATCCAGCGCTTAGCATGGCTGAAAACTTCTTCCATATGTGCTTTGGTAAAGTGCCAGATGCAAAGGTGGTTAAAGCTTTTGACGTGTCTTTGATTTTGTACGCTGAGCATAGCTTCAATGCCTCAACATTTACAGCACGTGTTGTAACGTCAACTCAATCTGACATCTACTCTGCAACAACAGCAGGTATCGGCGCCCTTAAAGGACCTTTACATGGTGGTGCAAATGAGATGGTGATGCACATGATGTTAGAAATCGCGGATCCAGCAAAAGCTGAACAATGGATGATTGATGCTTTAGCTCAAAAGAAAAAAGTAATGGGCTTCGGTCATCGTGTTTACAAATCTGGTGATTCACGTGTTCCAACAATGAAAAAGTATGCGCAAGTGATGGCAGACGTTACTGGTGAGCAAAAGTGGATGCAGATGTATTCATCTTTAGAAAAAGTTATGGTTGAAAAGAAAAAAATCTACCCTAACCTCGACTTCCCAGCTGGTCCTGCTTATTACATGATGGGATTTGAAATTGATTTTTTCACTCCGATCTTTGTTATGGCACGTACGACAGGTTGGTCGGCTCATATCATGGAACAAGCCGCTAACAATCGTATTATTAGACCACTTTCTGAATACATCGGTAGCGCTCAACGTAAAGTAACTCCACTAAACGAAAGAGGTTAA
- a CDS encoding peroxiredoxin: MLGIGQKFPTFSMQACVSLEKGKEFKTISNADMKGSWAVVFFWPLDFTFVCPTELAEFNKEFKNFKARDTKVFGVSCDSHFVHHAWRTHHADLKGLEYPMLADIKKELTGALGVLHPADQVPLRATYIVDPEGIVRWVSVNDLSVGRNVKEVLRTVDALQTDELCPCNWEKGQDTLTV, encoded by the coding sequence ATGTTAGGTATCGGACAAAAATTTCCAACTTTTTCTATGCAAGCTTGTGTTAGTTTAGAAAAAGGTAAAGAATTCAAAACTATTTCAAATGCAGACATGAAAGGTTCTTGGGCAGTTGTATTCTTCTGGCCTTTAGATTTCACTTTCGTATGCCCAACTGAATTAGCTGAATTCAACAAAGAATTCAAAAACTTCAAAGCTCGTGACACTAAAGTTTTTGGTGTTTCTTGTGACTCTCACTTCGTTCACCACGCATGGAGAACTCACCACGCTGACCTTAAAGGTTTAGAGTACCCAATGTTAGCTGACATCAAAAAAGAATTAACTGGTGCATTAGGTGTATTACACCCTGCTGACCAAGTTCCTTTACGTGCAACTTACATCGTTGATCCAGAAGGTATCGTTCGCTGGGTATCAGTAAATGACCTTTCTGTTGGTCGTAACGTAAAAGAAGTTCTAAGAACTGTCGATGCATTACAAACTGACGAGCTTTGCCCATGTAACTGGGAAAAAGGTCAAGACACTTTAACAGTTTAG
- a CDS encoding CorA family divalent cation transporter, giving the protein MSSTEVAFGTFKWVDYLNPSKEVLRQLADEMSLPHKVLYNCLDSDYLPHIETYGNTHFLLLRLMEPNTRLNADSVQELTTKVALFVSAEKIISIHRLPLNEIGQVETRIKEAGTTESLTKQKMIALFYEQAALGFDKPLTDLEAKLDSFEQRLFNKRKSKNFLKEGFYLKRKASSFKKVLKLTLDLMGKLITKLECSQAHFQEAKDRLERSLFYAEDVYDNIQSLLNLHMAMEAQKTNEASFKTNEIMRVLTVLSIFFLPLNFLAGVFGMNFEYIPFVDHKMGFWLTILVMLLISTALLVYLLKQGWMDRPNLVSSEKEESK; this is encoded by the coding sequence ATGAGCTCAACAGAAGTCGCATTTGGTACGTTTAAATGGGTAGATTACCTGAACCCCTCTAAAGAGGTGCTGAGGCAATTGGCAGACGAAATGTCTTTGCCACATAAGGTGCTTTATAACTGTTTGGACTCGGACTACCTGCCTCACATTGAAACATACGGGAATACGCACTTTTTACTATTACGTCTAATGGAACCCAACACACGCCTGAATGCAGACAGTGTGCAGGAACTCACGACCAAGGTGGCGCTGTTCGTTTCGGCAGAGAAGATAATTTCTATCCATCGACTTCCCTTAAATGAAATTGGGCAAGTGGAAACCAGAATTAAAGAGGCGGGGACTACAGAGTCGCTAACAAAGCAAAAAATGATCGCGCTTTTCTATGAGCAAGCAGCTCTGGGCTTTGATAAACCACTGACAGACTTGGAAGCTAAGCTCGACAGTTTCGAGCAGCGTCTTTTCAATAAACGAAAGTCCAAAAACTTTTTAAAAGAAGGCTTCTATCTTAAAAGGAAAGCTTCTTCTTTTAAAAAAGTATTGAAGCTGACTTTGGATTTAATGGGTAAGCTCATCACAAAACTAGAGTGTTCGCAGGCCCATTTTCAAGAAGCAAAGGACAGGCTTGAGCGCAGTCTTTTTTATGCTGAGGATGTCTATGACAATATTCAGTCCTTGCTTAATCTGCACATGGCCATGGAAGCACAAAAGACGAATGAGGCTTCGTTTAAGACAAACGAGATTATGCGAGTCCTGACTGTACTTTCGATTTTCTTTTTGCCCTTGAATTTCTTGGCAGGAGTTTTTGGGATGAATTTTGAGTACATCCCGTTCGTCGATCACAAAATGGGTTTTTGGCTGACAATTCTTGTTATGTTGCTTATTTCAACAGCACTATTGGTGTATCTTCTAAAGCAAGGGTGGATGGATCGCCCTAACCTTGTGAGTTCTGAAAAAGAAGAGAGCAAATAG
- the pepN gene encoding aminopeptidase N, which translates to MKLDAESTQPKRILLTDYKAPSYQVKSIQLHFNLHENKTLVRTTLDFEKKANEPLVLNGTHLKLIEIKLNGETLENSAYSVDAEYLTIHQTPDTFKLETLVEINPEQNKSCSGLYLSKGIFATQCEAEGFRNITYFLDRPDVMTSYSVTMEADKAKYPVLLSNGDLISQTDLADGRHQAVWRDPHKKPCYLFALVAGDLGVVRGDFTTQSGKNVKLEVYASHGKQSRCHHALESLKKSMKWDEERFGLEYDLNQYMIVSIDDFNMGAMENKGLNIFNSRLVLADPESATDTDFDRIESVVGHEYFHNWTGNRVTCRNWFELSLKEGLTVFRDQEFSSDLNSRAVQRIKDVDSLRQRQFSEDAGPNSHPVRPESCLAVDNFYTPTIYEKGAEVIRMMQTIVGTVGFRKGMDEYFRRHDGQAVTILDFSDAIAFPNKADLSQFKLWYSQAGTPEVSVTESYDSQKKEYALTLKQSCALTEKQPIKKPFHIPLLIGLLDKNGRDIKLNCADLSLNSDNKSVLHLKQEQQTFVFTDVVEKPVLSLNREFSAPIKLNWNATNEDLLHLIKFDSDAFNRREACFKMTLEELKRLIDLSIKKSPLAANPQIVETFGYILRDTHIDPQFKALMLQLPDDDILAQEIPVLDAKAMSAARNTIVQAIVSEFHSLLKEIYHQQKNENSVGARALKNRVLRFLVEANHPEAVALAYNQFQEAANMTDKIGALSALCVTDSQEKQQALETFFNRWKDDAVVFNKWIQVQSTASLESTFDTVKKIADTKPFSRENPNNIYSLHAAFGDNYLAMQKEDGSTFKWLCDEIINIDKMNPQVAANVCGSFNFIKKYPTNLRDLAQKEIKRLLDNPQLSRNARELLEGCI; encoded by the coding sequence ATGAAACTGGATGCCGAATCAACTCAACCTAAAAGAATACTTTTAACGGACTACAAAGCCCCATCTTATCAGGTTAAAAGCATCCAGCTTCATTTCAATCTGCATGAAAATAAAACTTTGGTTCGTACGACTTTAGATTTTGAAAAGAAAGCGAACGAGCCTTTAGTTCTAAACGGCACTCATCTTAAGCTTATTGAAATTAAACTAAATGGCGAAACTCTTGAAAATTCAGCTTATTCCGTGGATGCCGAATATCTAACTATTCATCAAACTCCAGATACATTTAAATTAGAAACATTAGTCGAAATTAATCCTGAACAAAATAAATCATGTTCAGGACTTTATTTATCTAAGGGAATCTTTGCAACACAGTGTGAAGCTGAAGGCTTCCGTAATATCACTTACTTCCTTGATAGACCTGATGTGATGACAAGTTATTCGGTAACGATGGAAGCCGATAAAGCTAAATACCCTGTTCTTCTGTCAAACGGAGATTTAATTTCTCAGACAGATCTAGCTGATGGGCGCCATCAAGCTGTGTGGAGAGATCCACACAAAAAGCCATGCTACCTATTTGCGTTAGTTGCTGGAGACCTCGGAGTTGTTCGCGGCGACTTCACAACCCAATCTGGAAAAAATGTAAAACTTGAAGTCTATGCTTCGCATGGCAAACAAAGTCGCTGCCACCATGCTTTAGAATCACTAAAAAAATCTATGAAGTGGGACGAAGAACGCTTTGGTCTTGAGTATGATCTGAACCAATACATGATTGTGTCGATTGACGATTTCAACATGGGTGCTATGGAAAATAAGGGGTTGAATATCTTTAACTCTCGTCTTGTTTTAGCAGATCCCGAATCAGCTACAGACACTGACTTCGATCGCATCGAATCCGTTGTAGGCCATGAATACTTTCATAACTGGACTGGGAATCGTGTCACTTGTCGTAATTGGTTTGAGCTTTCTTTAAAAGAAGGTCTTACCGTTTTCCGTGATCAAGAGTTCTCGTCTGATTTAAACTCACGTGCCGTTCAAAGAATTAAAGATGTTGATTCTTTAAGACAACGTCAGTTTTCAGAAGATGCTGGACCGAACTCACACCCTGTGCGCCCTGAAAGCTGCCTTGCCGTTGATAACTTCTACACCCCGACAATTTATGAAAAAGGCGCAGAGGTTATCCGCATGATGCAAACAATTGTAGGCACAGTCGGATTCCGTAAAGGTATGGATGAGTACTTCCGCCGCCATGATGGACAAGCTGTCACTATTCTTGATTTCTCGGATGCAATAGCCTTCCCTAATAAGGCAGATTTATCTCAATTTAAGCTGTGGTACAGCCAAGCTGGTACACCAGAAGTTAGTGTTACTGAGTCTTATGACAGTCAGAAAAAAGAATATGCATTAACTCTAAAACAGAGCTGTGCGCTGACAGAAAAACAGCCTATCAAAAAACCTTTCCATATTCCCCTGCTTATCGGTTTATTAGATAAAAATGGTCGTGATATAAAACTTAATTGCGCAGATTTATCATTAAACTCTGATAACAAATCCGTCTTACATTTAAAACAAGAACAGCAGACTTTTGTATTCACAGATGTAGTAGAAAAACCAGTTCTGTCACTTAATCGCGAGTTTTCAGCTCCGATTAAACTGAATTGGAATGCCACGAACGAAGACCTGTTACATTTGATCAAATTTGATAGCGATGCTTTTAATCGTCGTGAAGCTTGCTTTAAAATGACATTAGAAGAGCTAAAAAGATTAATTGATTTGAGCATTAAAAAAAGTCCTCTTGCCGCTAACCCTCAAATCGTAGAAACGTTCGGTTACATTCTGCGAGACACTCACATTGATCCTCAGTTTAAAGCTCTTATGCTGCAATTGCCGGACGATGATATCTTAGCACAAGAAATTCCAGTACTGGATGCAAAGGCTATGTCTGCGGCTCGCAATACGATTGTACAAGCCATTGTTTCCGAATTCCACAGTCTGCTAAAAGAGATTTATCACCAGCAAAAAAATGAAAACTCAGTAGGAGCAAGAGCTCTTAAAAATCGTGTTTTACGTTTCTTAGTTGAGGCGAACCATCCTGAAGCTGTGGCGTTGGCTTATAATCAGTTCCAAGAAGCTGCGAATATGACCGATAAAATCGGCGCTTTATCCGCTCTGTGTGTAACCGACTCCCAAGAAAAACAACAGGCCTTAGAAACTTTCTTCAATCGTTGGAAAGACGATGCTGTGGTTTTCAATAAGTGGATTCAGGTGCAATCAACAGCCTCTTTAGAAAGTACTTTCGATACTGTTAAAAAAATTGCGGACACAAAACCATTTAGTCGTGAAAACCCTAACAACATCTACTCATTGCATGCTGCCTTTGGTGATAATTATCTGGCTATGCAAAAAGAAGATGGCAGTACTTTTAAATGGTTATGTGATGAGATCATCAATATTGATAAAATGAATCCACAAGTAGCAGCAAATGTCTGTGGTAGCTTTAATTTTATCAAAAAATATCCAACAAATTTAAGAGACTTGGCACAAAAAGAGATTAAACGTCTATTAGATAACCCTCAATTATCTCGCAATGCTCGAGAATTGCTTGAGGGCTGTATCTAA
- the folE gene encoding GTP cyclohydrolase I FolE: MSKATNKSNTTGTEIALEILTNVRPSPTVTSNLSDEEKISTIQKHFSEIMKVLGLDLEDDSLKDTPKRMAKMYVNEIFGGLSPQNFPKITVIENKMQYDQMVCVQDIEVMSVCEHHFQPIDGFATVAYIPKNKVIGLSKLNRIVSYFAKRPQVQERLTKQVADCLQYILDTEDVAVHINAKHYCVISRGIQDTHSTTTTSDLRGAFKSSESTRLEFLKQCRSRFNNG; the protein is encoded by the coding sequence ATGAGCAAAGCCACAAATAAATCTAATACAACTGGAACAGAGATCGCATTAGAGATCTTAACGAATGTTAGACCATCACCGACAGTAACATCCAATTTAAGTGATGAAGAGAAAATCTCTACAATTCAAAAGCATTTCTCTGAGATCATGAAAGTTTTAGGTTTGGATTTAGAAGATGACAGCTTAAAAGATACACCGAAGCGTATGGCAAAAATGTACGTTAATGAAATTTTCGGTGGTTTAAGTCCGCAAAACTTTCCTAAAATCACAGTTATTGAAAATAAAATGCAGTACGACCAAATGGTCTGCGTGCAAGATATTGAAGTGATGTCGGTTTGTGAACATCACTTTCAACCTATTGATGGTTTTGCAACTGTTGCGTATATCCCTAAGAATAAGGTTATCGGACTTTCAAAATTAAATCGTATTGTCAGTTACTTTGCTAAGCGTCCTCAGGTGCAGGAAAGACTGACAAAACAGGTGGCAGATTGCTTACAGTATATTCTGGATACAGAAGATGTAGCTGTGCATATCAATGCAAAACACTACTGTGTAATTTCCCGTGGTATTCAAGACACTCATAGCACCACGACAACTTCTGATCTTCGTGGAGCTTTTAAAAGTTCCGAGAGCACACGTCTTGAGTTTTTAAAGCAGTGCCGCTCTCGTTTTAATAATGGCTAG